From Achromobacter spanius, a single genomic window includes:
- a CDS encoding ABC transporter substrate-binding protein, with product MQKSTIRGAAAVMLSLASYAASAQQKPVDIGFIGTLSTPAGYIGEDERDAFMLAVKEGGGKLGGVPVNVRVEDDALKPANAKQIADKMVQGGVRLFTGINFSNVMAAVGPTVLNAGAFYVSLNAGPSNFAGKACNPNYFSVAFQNDSYADTAGMAANELGAKRVVIMAPNYQAGRDAIAGFKRTYKGEIADEIYTKLEQADFSVELARIRSLNPDAIFQFHPGGAGINLTKQFANSGLADKIKMITPIYSMDDRMLAATGTAGKGFYLSSLWSADLDNPQSKHFVEAFTKAYNRAPTAYAAQAYDTANLIGSALKAVDGDIAGKPDDFRNALRRADFPSVRGKFKFGSNQHPIQDWYLLHIEAGPDGKLVYKNLKVLARDHTDVHAADCKMP from the coding sequence ATGCAAAAAAGCACCATCCGCGGCGCGGCCGCCGTCATGCTGTCATTGGCCTCGTACGCGGCCAGCGCGCAGCAGAAACCCGTGGACATCGGATTCATCGGCACGCTGTCCACACCCGCCGGCTACATCGGCGAGGACGAACGCGATGCCTTCATGCTGGCCGTCAAGGAAGGCGGCGGCAAGCTGGGCGGCGTGCCGGTCAACGTGCGCGTGGAGGACGACGCGCTCAAGCCCGCCAACGCCAAGCAGATCGCCGACAAGATGGTGCAGGGCGGCGTGCGTTTGTTCACCGGCATCAATTTTTCGAACGTCATGGCCGCCGTCGGGCCTACCGTGCTCAACGCTGGCGCTTTCTACGTCAGCCTGAACGCCGGCCCGTCCAACTTCGCGGGCAAGGCCTGCAATCCCAATTACTTCTCGGTGGCGTTCCAGAACGACTCCTACGCCGACACCGCCGGCATGGCCGCCAACGAGCTGGGCGCCAAGCGCGTGGTCATCATGGCGCCGAACTACCAGGCCGGCCGCGACGCCATTGCCGGCTTCAAACGCACGTACAAAGGCGAGATCGCCGACGAGATCTACACCAAGCTTGAACAGGCCGACTTCTCGGTGGAGCTGGCACGCATCCGCTCGCTCAATCCCGACGCCATCTTCCAGTTTCATCCGGGCGGCGCGGGCATCAACCTGACCAAGCAGTTCGCCAACTCGGGGCTGGCCGACAAGATCAAGATGATCACGCCCATCTACTCGATGGACGACCGCATGCTGGCCGCCACCGGCACCGCGGGCAAGGGCTTTTACCTGAGCTCGCTGTGGAGCGCCGACCTGGACAATCCGCAGAGCAAGCACTTCGTCGAGGCCTTCACCAAGGCCTACAACCGCGCGCCCACCGCCTACGCGGCCCAGGCCTACGACACCGCCAATCTGATCGGCTCTGCGTTGAAAGCCGTGGACGGCGACATCGCCGGCAAACCCGACGACTTCCGCAATGCCCTGCGGCGCGCCGACTTTCCCAGCGTGCGCGGCAAGTTCAAGTTCGGCTCGAATCAGCATCCGATTCAGGACTGGTATCTGCTGCACATCGAGGCGGGCCCCGACGGCAAGCTGGTCTACAAGAACCTGAAGGTGCTCGCCCGCGACCACACCGACGTGCACGCGGCAGACTGCAAGATGCCATGA
- the maiA gene encoding maleylacetoacetate isomerase produces the protein MQLHNFFNSSTSYRVRIALALKGLSYEYLPVNLRKQEQRAPDYMARNPSAGVPLLIDGDVQLSQSLAIIDYLDATHPEPRLIPADTLARARVLELSHAISCDIHPVNNMRILRYLQDVLGATAAQKDAWYHHWIREGLTAVEALLVRHGHGAFCFGEAPTLADCCLVPQVANAQRMGCDLSAYPRILRIVEHCNAQPAFQQAAPAEQPDYTQ, from the coding sequence ATGCAACTTCACAACTTCTTCAACAGCTCCACCTCCTATCGCGTGCGCATCGCGCTTGCGCTCAAGGGCCTGTCCTACGAATACCTGCCCGTGAACCTGCGCAAGCAGGAGCAGCGGGCGCCAGACTACATGGCGCGCAACCCGTCGGCCGGCGTGCCGCTGCTGATCGATGGCGATGTGCAGCTTTCGCAGTCGCTCGCCATCATCGACTATCTGGACGCCACGCATCCCGAGCCGCGCCTGATTCCTGCCGACACGCTGGCGCGCGCCCGCGTGCTGGAGCTGTCTCACGCCATCTCGTGCGACATCCATCCGGTCAACAACATGCGCATCCTGCGCTATCTGCAGGACGTGCTGGGCGCGACTGCCGCGCAGAAGGACGCCTGGTATCACCACTGGATCCGCGAGGGCCTGACGGCGGTGGAGGCGCTGCTGGTGCGTCACGGACACGGCGCGTTCTGCTTTGGCGAAGCGCCGACGCTGGCGGACTGCTGCCTGGTGCCGCAGGTGGCCAACGCCCAGCGCATGGGCTGCGACCTGTCCGCCTATCCGCGCATCCTGCGCATCGTCGAACACTGCAATGCGCAACCTGCCTTCCAGCAGGCCGCGCCCGCGGAGCAACCGGACTACACCCAGTGA
- a CDS encoding branched-chain amino acid ABC transporter permease produces MLMFLEQVLNGLQYSALLFLLSAGLTLVFGIMNVINLTHGSFYMVGAFCAASAAASTGSFAAALLAALAGAALYGLIVELLVIRHLYRRDHLDQVLATLGLTLFTNELVTVLFGRSPPFMDIPPFLSGSVALLPGLNYPIMRLAFIGAGALVAVGLWLLISRTRVGMLVRAGADDGEMVDALGVNIQRLFTLIFTLGALLCGFAGVMAAPLLAVEIGMGERILITTFVVIVVGGVGSVRGALVGSLMIGMTDALGRAYIPFWMSRLLPPELSDSASSSLVSASIYILMAIVLLFKPRGLVPAQR; encoded by the coding sequence ATGCTGATGTTTCTAGAGCAGGTCCTGAACGGCCTGCAATACAGCGCCTTGCTGTTTCTGTTGTCGGCGGGTTTGACGCTGGTGTTCGGCATCATGAACGTCATCAACCTGACGCACGGCTCGTTCTACATGGTGGGCGCGTTCTGCGCGGCCAGCGCGGCCGCCTCCACGGGCTCGTTCGCGGCCGCCCTGCTGGCCGCGCTGGCCGGCGCGGCGCTGTACGGCCTGATCGTCGAACTGCTGGTCATCCGCCACCTGTATCGGCGCGACCACCTGGACCAGGTGCTGGCAACGCTCGGGCTGACTCTGTTCACCAATGAGCTGGTAACCGTGCTGTTCGGCCGCAGTCCGCCCTTCATGGACATCCCGCCCTTCCTGTCCGGGTCCGTCGCGCTCCTGCCCGGGTTGAACTATCCCATCATGCGGCTCGCCTTCATCGGCGCGGGCGCGCTGGTGGCGGTCGGCCTGTGGCTGCTGATCTCGCGCACGCGGGTCGGCATGCTGGTGCGCGCCGGTGCCGACGACGGCGAGATGGTCGACGCGCTGGGCGTGAACATCCAGCGCCTCTTCACCCTGATCTTCACGCTGGGCGCCCTGCTCTGCGGCTTTGCGGGCGTGATGGCCGCGCCCCTGTTGGCGGTGGAGATCGGCATGGGCGAGCGGATCCTCATCACCACGTTCGTCGTCATCGTGGTGGGCGGCGTGGGATCGGTGCGCGGCGCGCTGGTGGGATCGCTGATGATCGGCATGACCGATGCGCTGGGGCGCGCCTACATCCCCTTCTGGATGTCGCGCCTGCTGCCGCCCGAGCTGTCGGACTCCGCGAGTTCGAGCCTCGTTTCGGCCAGCATCTACATCCTGATGGCCATCGTGCTGCTGTTCAAGCCGCGCGGGCTGGTTCCCGCGCAGCGTTAG
- a CDS encoding 3-hydroxybenzoate 6-monooxygenase yields MTTNQAAKPKTQTVIVVGGGIGGLAAALALTRQGIAVQLLEQAAHIGEIGAGIQLGPNAFAALDALGVGRTARERAVFTDHIIMMDAVDAKEVVRIDTGEAFRARFGGPYAVIHRADIHLSILEAVQRDPLIQFRTSTQIASMAQDEHGVEVVDTQGNRYRADAVVGADGVKSVIRERMVGDPARVTGHVVYRAVVEQENMPRELRINAPVLWAGPHCHLVHYPLRGGQQYNLVVTFHSREQEEWGVREGSKDEVLSYFQGIHPTPHQMLDRPTSWKRWATADREPVERWGEGRVTILGDAAHPMTQYMAQGACMALEDAVTLGEAIRQCEHDLPAAFRLYESVRIPRSARVVWSTREMGRLYHARGVERTVRNMLWTGRSQAQFYDALQWLYGWKVENCLAGGMPQDTAQQ; encoded by the coding sequence ATGACTACGAACCAGGCTGCAAAGCCGAAGACGCAAACCGTGATCGTCGTGGGTGGCGGCATCGGCGGGCTGGCGGCCGCGCTGGCGCTGACGCGGCAGGGCATTGCCGTGCAATTGCTGGAGCAGGCCGCGCACATCGGCGAGATCGGCGCCGGCATACAGCTCGGGCCCAATGCCTTCGCGGCGCTGGATGCGCTGGGCGTGGGGCGCACCGCGCGCGAGCGCGCGGTATTCACCGACCACATCATCATGATGGACGCGGTGGACGCCAAGGAGGTGGTGCGCATCGACACCGGCGAGGCATTCCGCGCGCGGTTTGGCGGCCCATACGCGGTGATCCATCGCGCCGACATTCATCTGTCGATCCTGGAAGCCGTGCAGCGGGACCCGCTGATCCAGTTCCGCACGTCCACGCAGATCGCCAGCATGGCGCAGGACGAACACGGCGTGGAAGTTGTGGACACGCAAGGGAACCGCTACCGCGCCGACGCAGTGGTGGGCGCCGACGGCGTCAAGTCGGTGATCCGCGAGCGCATGGTGGGCGATCCCGCGCGCGTCACGGGCCACGTCGTCTACCGCGCGGTGGTCGAGCAAGAAAACATGCCCCGCGAACTGCGCATCAATGCGCCCGTGCTCTGGGCCGGTCCGCATTGCCACCTGGTGCACTACCCGCTGCGCGGCGGGCAGCAATACAACCTGGTCGTCACCTTCCATAGCCGCGAGCAGGAAGAATGGGGGGTACGGGAAGGCAGCAAGGACGAAGTGCTGTCGTACTTCCAAGGCATTCATCCCACGCCGCATCAGATGCTGGACCGTCCGACCTCCTGGAAGCGCTGGGCGACCGCCGATCGCGAACCCGTGGAACGGTGGGGCGAGGGCCGCGTCACGATCCTGGGCGATGCCGCGCATCCCATGACTCAATACATGGCTCAGGGCGCCTGCATGGCGCTGGAAGACGCCGTGACGCTGGGCGAAGCCATCAGGCAGTGCGAGCACGACCTGCCCGCCGCCTTCCGGTTGTATGAATCGGTCCGAATCCCGCGCAGTGCGCGCGTGGTGTGGTCCACACGCGAAATGGGCAGGCTCTATCACGCGCGCGGCGTGGAGCGCACGGTTCGCAACATGCTGTGGACGGGTCGCAGCCAAGCCCAGTTCTATGACGCATTGCAGTGGCTGTATGGGTGGAAGGTAGAGAACTGTCTGGCGGGAGGCATGCCGCAAGACACGGCGCAGCAGTAA
- a CDS encoding fumarylacetoacetate hydrolase family protein: MSFVFAPAAPVAVPIAGSQDSFPVRRVYCVGRNYAAHAREMGFDPDREPPFFFCKPADAVVAVAEGSTLSLPYPPETSNLHYEIELVAAIGKGGANIAVDEALQHVWGYAVGLDMTRRDLQMKMREAGRPWELGKAFDQSAPIGPLHPAQSVKDIEKANIWLQVNGADKQRSDVGKLIWSIAETIAYLSKYFRLEAGDLIYTGTPEGVGPVVRGDRMVGGVDGLGTLSVQMA, encoded by the coding sequence ATGTCGTTTGTGTTTGCTCCCGCCGCGCCCGTGGCCGTGCCCATCGCCGGCAGCCAGGACAGTTTTCCCGTGCGACGCGTGTACTGCGTCGGCCGTAACTACGCCGCCCATGCGCGCGAGATGGGCTTTGACCCTGACCGCGAGCCGCCGTTCTTCTTCTGCAAGCCCGCCGACGCCGTGGTGGCGGTCGCCGAAGGCAGCACGCTGTCTCTGCCCTATCCGCCCGAGACGTCGAACCTGCATTACGAGATCGAGCTGGTTGCGGCCATCGGCAAGGGCGGCGCGAACATTGCTGTCGACGAAGCCCTGCAACATGTGTGGGGGTATGCCGTCGGCCTGGACATGACGCGCCGCGATCTGCAGATGAAGATGCGCGAAGCGGGCCGGCCGTGGGAACTGGGCAAGGCTTTTGACCAGAGCGCGCCCATCGGCCCGCTGCATCCCGCGCAATCGGTCAAGGATATTGAGAAGGCCAACATCTGGCTGCAGGTCAATGGCGCCGACAAGCAACGCAGCGACGTCGGCAAGCTGATCTGGTCCATCGCCGAGACCATTGCGTACCTCTCCAAGTACTTCCGTCTGGAAGCCGGCGACCTGATTTACACCGGCACGCCCGAAGGCGTGGGGCCGGTGGTGCGCGGCGACAGGATGGTCGGCGGCGTGGACGGGTTGGGCACGCTCAGCGTGCAGATGGCTTAA
- a CDS encoding FAD-dependent oxidoreductase, translating to MVITEPARQVPLYGEYEVVVLGGGPAGVLAAASAARNGASVLLVERYGFLGGMGTAAGVSNFCGLHANIHGDIRQVVHGMTDDLLDRMRAMDGLNDPHLILGKIHAQAYDISAFKCAADGLVQDSGAQVLFHALATGLTRDEQGRVDALFLETKSGRCAVRAKIFIDCSGDADMAQWGGLPFEKGDAHGHMLYPTLMFKVGNVDGARAQEAWKTIPTLMDEAAASGEFTFPRKGAIVRPQKHDYEWRVNVTQLANADGSAADGTDADSLSAGELEGRRQIMNYLAFLRAKVPGFEQAYVLDIAPQLGIRETRRIVGEAVLTQEHVLGCADFPDSIGVNGWPLEMHMAGDVKWVWPPIPESRGYNQLPFRMMVPRRGAGVASNVLVAGRCASMTHEGQSAARVSGSCFVMGEAAGTASAMALRDGIAPGDVSIPALQAQLKHQGAFLGGYD from the coding sequence ATGGTCATCACCGAACCCGCCCGTCAGGTGCCGCTTTATGGCGAGTACGAGGTCGTCGTCCTGGGCGGCGGCCCCGCCGGCGTGCTGGCGGCCGCCAGCGCCGCGCGCAACGGCGCGAGCGTGCTGCTGGTGGAGCGTTACGGCTTCCTGGGCGGCATGGGCACCGCCGCCGGCGTGTCCAACTTCTGCGGGCTGCACGCCAACATCCACGGCGACATCCGTCAGGTGGTGCACGGCATGACCGACGACCTGCTGGACCGCATGCGCGCGATGGACGGCCTGAACGATCCGCATCTGATCCTCGGCAAGATCCACGCGCAGGCCTACGACATCTCGGCCTTCAAGTGCGCGGCCGACGGCCTGGTGCAGGACAGCGGCGCGCAGGTGCTGTTTCATGCGCTGGCCACGGGTCTGACGCGTGACGAGCAGGGGCGCGTGGACGCGCTGTTCCTGGAAACCAAGTCCGGCCGCTGCGCCGTGCGCGCAAAGATTTTCATCGACTGCTCGGGCGACGCCGATATGGCGCAGTGGGGCGGCCTGCCGTTTGAAAAGGGCGACGCCCACGGCCACATGCTCTACCCCACGCTGATGTTCAAGGTGGGCAACGTGGACGGCGCGCGCGCGCAAGAGGCCTGGAAGACCATCCCCACGCTGATGGACGAGGCCGCGGCCAGCGGCGAATTCACGTTTCCGCGCAAAGGCGCCATCGTGCGTCCGCAAAAGCACGACTACGAATGGCGCGTCAACGTCACGCAGCTGGCCAACGCGGACGGCAGCGCGGCGGACGGGACCGACGCGGATTCCCTGTCGGCGGGCGAGCTTGAAGGCCGCCGGCAGATCATGAACTACCTGGCGTTCCTGCGCGCCAAGGTGCCGGGCTTCGAACAGGCCTATGTGCTGGACATCGCCCCGCAGCTTGGCATCCGCGAGACGCGCCGCATCGTGGGCGAGGCCGTGCTGACGCAGGAGCACGTGCTGGGCTGCGCGGATTTTCCGGACAGCATCGGCGTGAACGGCTGGCCGCTGGAGATGCACATGGCGGGCGACGTGAAGTGGGTGTGGCCGCCCATTCCCGAATCGCGCGGCTACAACCAGCTGCCGTTTCGCATGATGGTGCCGCGGCGTGGCGCGGGCGTGGCCAGCAACGTGCTGGTGGCTGGCCGCTGCGCGTCGATGACGCACGAGGGCCAGTCCGCGGCGCGCGTCAGCGGCAGCTGCTTCGTCATGGGTGAGGCCGCCGGCACCGCATCCGCGATGGCGCTGCGCGACGGCATCGCGCCCGGCGACGTTTCCATTCCCGCGCTGCAGGCGCAATTGAAGCATCAGGGCGCCTTCCTGGGCGGCTACGACTGA
- a CDS encoding ABC transporter ATP-binding protein — protein sequence MTNPKLEIRDLQKSFGAVQATQGVDLAVRPGELHALIGPNGAGKTTLLSQISGEILPDAGSIWLDGADITRMPAHRRPAAGLARSFQISQLYPDFTAEDNVAMAVQAHSPGGFNLWRNARRMARLREPARDALERVGLAGRAGVRVSALAHGEKRQLELAMALSLDASVLLLDEPTAGMGAEESQRMTALLQTLKGRYAILLVEHDMDAVFALADRVTVLVYGKTIFTGTPDEVRRHPDVRAAYLGEED from the coding sequence ATGACGAATCCCAAACTGGAGATCCGCGACCTGCAGAAATCCTTTGGCGCCGTGCAGGCCACGCAGGGCGTCGACCTGGCGGTCCGGCCCGGCGAGCTGCACGCCCTCATCGGCCCCAACGGCGCGGGCAAGACCACGCTGCTGTCGCAGATCAGCGGTGAAATCCTGCCTGACGCCGGCAGCATCTGGCTCGACGGCGCCGACATCACGCGCATGCCCGCCCACCGGCGTCCGGCCGCAGGCCTGGCCCGGTCGTTTCAGATCAGCCAGCTCTACCCCGATTTCACCGCCGAAGACAACGTCGCCATGGCCGTGCAGGCGCACAGCCCCGGCGGCTTCAACCTGTGGCGCAACGCGCGGCGCATGGCCCGGCTGCGCGAGCCGGCGCGCGACGCGCTCGAACGCGTCGGCCTGGCCGGACGCGCCGGCGTGCGCGTGTCGGCGTTGGCGCACGGTGAGAAGCGCCAGCTGGAACTGGCCATGGCGCTGTCACTGGACGCGTCCGTGCTGCTGCTGGATGAACCGACGGCCGGCATGGGCGCCGAGGAATCGCAACGCATGACCGCGCTGCTCCAGACCTTGAAAGGCCGCTACGCCATTCTGCTGGTCGAACACGACATGGACGCCGTCTTCGCGCTGGCCGACCGCGTCACCGTGCTGGTTTACGGCAAAACCATCTTCACCGGCACGCCCGACGAGGTGCGCCGCCATCCCGACGTGCGCGCCGCCTACCTGGGCGAGGAGGACTGA
- the gtdA gene encoding gentisate 1,2-dioxygenase — MHDGQPTGADSAASERALYYARIAKKHMAPLWESLHNLVPRQPAPRCLPALWKYDDVRDDVMASGSLITAEEAVRRVLILENPGLPGQASITQSLYAGLQLILPGEIAPSHRHTQSALRFIVEGRGAYTAVNGERTTMHPGDFIITPSWTWHDHGNAETVEGGEPVVWLDGLDIPLLRFLDAGFAENYPSATQPVTRPEGDSMARFGHNMAPVRHQVSSGTSPIFNYPYERSREALDALYRHGELDPWDGVKLRYLNPATGGYPMPTMATFMQFLPAGFQGKTTRTTDSTVYSVVEGRGTARIGDQEFHFGPRDVFVAPSWMPVQLAALEDATLFSYSDRPVQDALGLWREERVG, encoded by the coding sequence ATGCACGACGGTCAGCCCACCGGCGCGGATAGCGCTGCCTCGGAGCGCGCCCTCTATTACGCGCGCATCGCCAAGAAACACATGGCGCCCCTGTGGGAGTCGCTGCACAACCTGGTGCCGCGCCAGCCCGCGCCGCGCTGTTTGCCGGCCCTTTGGAAGTACGACGATGTGCGCGACGACGTCATGGCGTCGGGGTCGCTGATCACCGCGGAAGAAGCCGTGCGCCGGGTGCTGATTCTGGAAAACCCTGGCCTGCCGGGCCAGGCCAGCATCACGCAGAGCCTGTACGCGGGTCTGCAGCTCATCCTGCCCGGCGAGATCGCGCCGAGCCATCGCCACACGCAGTCGGCCCTGCGCTTCATCGTGGAAGGCCGCGGCGCCTACACGGCCGTCAATGGCGAGCGCACGACGATGCACCCCGGCGACTTCATCATCACGCCGTCATGGACCTGGCATGACCACGGCAATGCGGAAACCGTCGAAGGCGGCGAGCCGGTGGTCTGGCTGGACGGCCTGGATATTCCGCTGCTGCGCTTTCTGGACGCAGGCTTTGCGGAGAACTACCCGTCCGCCACGCAGCCCGTCACGCGGCCCGAGGGCGACAGCATGGCGCGCTTTGGCCACAACATGGCGCCGGTGCGGCATCAGGTTTCCAGCGGCACTTCGCCGATCTTCAACTATCCCTACGAGCGAAGCCGCGAAGCGCTGGATGCGCTGTACCGGCACGGCGAGCTGGACCCGTGGGACGGCGTGAAGCTGCGCTATCTGAATCCGGCCACAGGCGGCTATCCCATGCCGACGATGGCGACCTTCATGCAGTTCCTGCCGGCGGGCTTTCAGGGCAAGACCACGCGCACGACCGACTCGACGGTCTACAGCGTGGTCGAGGGCCGGGGCACCGCGCGCATTGGCGACCAGGAATTTCATTTTGGTCCGCGCGATGTCTTCGTCGCGCCGTCCTGGATGCCGGTGCAACTTGCCGCACTGGAAGACGCGACGCTCTTCAGCTATTCCGACCGCCCGGTGCAGGACGCGCTGGGCCTGTGGCGCGAAGAGCGCGTCGGCTGA
- a CDS encoding chorismate mutase: MSKEPETHGAPLREYTDPAYRPLCANLADVRANIDRLDDEIVRLIAERAMYVKDAARFKRDAFQVSAPARQAQVFEKARALAERHNRGFANLEQVVDATYRAMVAAFIVNEQTYFDTMKDVGDTHA; this comes from the coding sequence GTGAGCAAAGAACCCGAAACCCATGGCGCGCCGCTGCGCGAGTACACCGATCCGGCCTATCGCCCGCTTTGCGCCAATCTGGCCGACGTGCGCGCCAACATCGACCGGCTGGACGACGAGATCGTGCGGCTGATCGCCGAGCGCGCGATGTACGTGAAGGACGCCGCGCGGTTCAAGCGCGACGCCTTCCAGGTCAGCGCGCCCGCGCGCCAGGCCCAGGTATTTGAAAAAGCCCGGGCGCTGGCCGAGCGCCACAACCGGGGCTTTGCCAATCTGGAGCAGGTGGTGGACGCCACGTATCGCGCGATGGTTGCCGCCTTCATCGTCAATGAACAGACCTATTTCGACACCATGAAGGACGTGGGAGACACGCATGCTTGA
- a CDS encoding Bug family tripartite tricarboxylate transporter substrate binding protein: MLEALTLLPDRAVARRVTARAAALALAVLAPLAATATATAADAWPAQPLKAVVPFGPGSSPDQVARIVSEKAGAILGQTIVVENKPGASGNIGTFAIANAKPDGYTFGVSITGPLVNNTLLFDKLPYAPATDLAPLTLAVHQPNVLVVPASAGIGNIGQLLDALKKNPDKYNFPSPGAGTVSHLAVELLLQQIGARATHVPYPSSPAALTSLLSGDTQFAALPPIAVMPMVKDGRLKALAVTSSKRSALLPGIPTLAEVGVQGIEGSAWIGFVVSSKTPADVQKKLSDALIQAIRDPEVAKRLQAQFMDPVGDTPAQFRGYMDDELKRWEPLIKKLGIKGQ, encoded by the coding sequence ATGCTTGAAGCTTTGACCTTGCTGCCGGACCGCGCCGTTGCGCGCCGCGTCACGGCACGCGCTGCGGCGCTGGCCCTTGCCGTGCTGGCGCCGCTGGCCGCGACGGCGACTGCGACCGCTGCCGACGCCTGGCCGGCGCAACCGCTCAAGGCGGTGGTGCCGTTTGGCCCGGGCTCCAGCCCCGATCAGGTGGCCCGCATCGTCAGCGAGAAGGCCGGCGCGATTCTGGGCCAGACCATCGTTGTGGAAAACAAGCCGGGCGCCAGCGGCAACATCGGCACGTTCGCCATCGCCAATGCCAAGCCCGACGGCTACACGTTCGGCGTGTCGATCACCGGGCCGCTGGTGAACAACACGCTGCTGTTCGACAAGCTGCCCTACGCGCCCGCCACCGACCTGGCGCCGCTGACGCTGGCGGTGCATCAGCCCAACGTGCTGGTGGTGCCCGCGTCTGCCGGCATCGGCAACATCGGCCAGCTGCTGGACGCGCTGAAGAAGAATCCGGACAAGTACAACTTCCCGTCGCCGGGCGCGGGCACGGTGTCGCATCTGGCCGTGGAACTGCTGTTGCAGCAGATCGGCGCGCGCGCCACGCACGTGCCCTACCCGTCGTCGCCGGCGGCGCTGACGTCGCTGCTGTCGGGCGACACGCAGTTTGCCGCGTTGCCGCCCATCGCGGTGATGCCGATGGTGAAGGATGGCCGGCTGAAGGCGCTGGCGGTGACGTCGTCCAAGCGATCCGCGCTGCTGCCCGGCATTCCGACGCTGGCGGAAGTGGGTGTGCAGGGGATTGAAGGTTCGGCGTGGATCGGCTTCGTGGTGTCGTCCAAGACGCCGGCCGACGTGCAGAAGAAGCTGTCGGATGCGCTGATCCAGGCGATTCGCGATCCCGAGGTCGCCAAGCGGCTGCAGGCGCAGTTCATGGATCCGGTGGGCGATACGCCCGCGCAGTTCCGCGGCTACATGGATGACGAGTTGAAGCGCTGGGAGCCCCTGATCAAGAAGCTGGGGATCAAGGGCCAGTAG
- a CDS encoding branched-chain amino acid ABC transporter permease — MTRPTPTSAAVAPVSDTQDATAARHRHAAALSDSDSAGRPRLTRSVIVNAIGLLLFVLVPAIAQATGESFLVNLMTRFLIYAIAAVSLDLILGYGAMVSFGHAAFFGLGGYVIGIAAYHVNMGETIFGWSGSNAALIMWPLAVAVAALAGLVVGFLSLRTSGVQFIMITLAFGQMLYFILVGLMVYGGDDGLSIDARNTLPGLNVNDPATFYYVCLALMTVWIIVCRRIVNSPFGMALQSIKQNPRRSIALGLAPLRYRLTAFVLSAAGTGLAGVLWANYALFVSPDMSAWQKSGELMAMVILGGMGSIFGPVLGVAVYLGLEQVATGWTEHWMLILGPVLVLVVLFGKRGVYGWLAGGKP, encoded by the coding sequence ATGACCAGACCAACTCCAACGTCTGCCGCAGTGGCCCCGGTGTCTGACACCCAGGACGCGACCGCCGCACGCCACCGCCATGCCGCGGCGCTGTCCGACAGCGACTCCGCGGGCAGGCCGCGCCTCACCCGCAGCGTCATCGTCAACGCCATCGGGCTGCTGCTTTTCGTGCTGGTGCCGGCCATCGCGCAGGCCACGGGCGAAAGCTTTCTCGTCAACCTCATGACGCGCTTTCTCATCTACGCCATCGCGGCCGTCAGCCTGGACCTGATCCTGGGCTACGGCGCCATGGTCAGCTTCGGTCACGCCGCGTTCTTCGGACTGGGCGGCTACGTCATCGGCATCGCTGCGTACCACGTCAACATGGGCGAGACGATCTTTGGCTGGAGCGGCAGCAATGCCGCGCTGATCATGTGGCCGCTCGCCGTCGCGGTTGCCGCGCTGGCCGGGCTGGTTGTGGGCTTTCTGTCGCTGCGCACTTCCGGCGTGCAGTTCATCATGATCACGCTCGCCTTCGGGCAGATGCTGTACTTCATCCTCGTCGGACTGATGGTCTATGGCGGCGACGACGGCTTGTCCATCGACGCGCGCAACACGCTACCGGGACTGAACGTGAACGATCCGGCCACCTTCTATTACGTGTGCCTGGCGCTCATGACCGTCTGGATCATCGTGTGCCGGCGCATCGTCAATTCGCCCTTCGGCATGGCGCTGCAAAGCATCAAGCAGAATCCGCGCCGCAGCATCGCACTGGGCCTCGCGCCGCTGCGCTATCGCCTCACGGCGTTCGTGCTGTCGGCCGCCGGCACCGGGCTTGCCGGCGTGCTGTGGGCCAACTACGCGCTCTTCGTCAGCCCCGACATGTCGGCCTGGCAGAAATCCGGCGAGCTGATGGCCATGGTGATTCTGGGCGGCATGGGATCGATCTTCGGCCCCGTGCTCGGCGTGGCGGTGTACCTGGGCCTGGAGCAGGTCGCCACCGGCTGGACCGAGCACTGGATGCTGATCCTGGGACCCGTGCTGGTCCTCGTGGTGCTCTTCGGCAAACGCGGCGTGTACGGCTGGCTGGCGGGAGGCAAGCCATGA